Proteins encoded by one window of Salvia splendens isolate huo1 chromosome 14, SspV2, whole genome shotgun sequence:
- the LOC121764548 gene encoding probable protein phosphatase 2C 46, with translation MAAVKSALEVPSHSQVESGSMSLHTSSPYGTFVGIYDGHGGGPNASEFIKNHLFELSKVVLALRQIHVTLVVQVDICFMGIVQDGKLIPSYVCYSRDAGLTSDLGEMSSDVLDLSFFALDEKYTHLVQNESEALPNLLSAGSSCLVGIVIGGRTTRSIGDVYLKSWEFSTRPELPKEYRVDKKFDKPIISCKPALVDQELLPKDRFIIFASPGLWKYVADEEAVDMVKNLSRKVRFLILLLIVDESANF, from the exons ATGGCGGCTGTTAAATCCGCTCTCGAAGTACCAAGCCATAGCCAGGTTGAGTCGGGGTCAATGAGCTTGCATACATCAAGCCCTTATGGTACATTCGTTGGAATCTACGACGGTCATGGTGGTGGTCCCAATGCTTCTGAGTTTATAAAAAACCATCTctttgaattgtcaaaagtAG TTTTAGCACTTAGGCAGATTCATGTTACTCTTGTAGTTCAAGTGGATATATGTTTTATGGGAATAGTTCAAGATG GCAAGCTAATTCCGTCGTATGTTTGTTACTCACGTGATGCAGGATTAACGTCGGATCTTGGAGAAATGTCAAGTGATGTtcttgatttatcattttttgcaTTAGATGAAAAGTATACTCACTTGGTTCAGAATGAATCAGAAGCTTTGCCAAATTTATTGTCTGCGGGATCGAGCTGTTTGGTGGGCATCGTAATAGGAGGACGG ACTACAAGATCAATCGGTGATGTTTACCTGAAGAGCTGGGAGTTCAGCACACGGCCTGAATTGCCGAAAGAATATAGGGTGGATAAAAAGTTTGACAAGCCGATCATTTCGTGTAAACCGGCCCTAGTCGACCAGGAACTTCTCCCTAAGGATAGATTCATTATATTTGCTTCTCCTGGGCTATGGAAATACGTTGCCGATGAAGAAGCAGTTGACATGGTGAAAAATTTGTCGAGAAAGGTAAGATTCCTGATTTTGTTGTTAATcgttgatgaatccgcgaatttctga